CCGTCAGTGGGCCGGACGGCCCTCCGGAGGGGTGTCACCCGCGCGCTCGGCGGATCCGGACGCGGGGGCGGACGGCGGCAGCGTCTCCCCCTGGATGATCCGCGGGGTCCCGGGCGTCTCCGGCGTCTCCGGCGTTTCCGGCGCCCGGTCCTGGTCCTTCATCGCGCGGGCCTCGGCCTTGAGGATGCGGGCCGACTTGCCCGCGGAGCGGACGAGGTCCGGGAGCCTCTTGGCGGCGAGGACGGCGATGATGACGACCAGGACGACAGCCAGCTCGCTCAGTCCGAACATGGATGCAATGCTCCTTCTCCGTGGCACGGGCCAGGGGC
The Streptomyces fungicidicus DNA segment above includes these coding regions:
- a CDS encoding twin-arginine translocase TatA/TatE family subunit, encoding MFGLSELAVVLVVIIAVLAAKRLPDLVRSAGKSARILKAEARAMKDQDRAPETPETPETPGTPRIIQGETLPPSAPASGSAERAGDTPPEGRPAH